In one window of Bombus fervidus isolate BK054 chromosome 4, iyBomFerv1, whole genome shotgun sequence DNA:
- the Asap gene encoding arfGAP domain of ASAP isoform X8, producing MPLLQCTKKTLDFDRDGLTKLKKAIKAIHNSGNAHVDNEVYLGRALERLGDAALKEQEPDIGAAFLKFAVVTKELSALMKTLMQNINNIVMFPLDSVLKGDLRGVKGDLKRPFEKAWKDYEAKYAKIEKEKKQHAKEAGLIRTEVTPAEIADEMEKERRLFQLQMCEYLIKVNEIKTKKGIELLQHLVEYYHAQTNYFQDGLKTIEHFGSYVADLSVKLQKIRQTQDEERRRLTELRNLLRSSGCDKELNVNANAGYSLHQLQGDKQHGVTRSGHLLKKSEGKMRRVWQKRRCAVQAEGYLDICHADENKPPTRVNLLTCQIKLVPDDKRGFDLISYNRTYHFQAEDEADQRAWMSVLVNCKERALLRAFDASGKAEAGTGNPSLVELQQAVIRCVMRLPGNDQCCDCSSQNDATWLSTNFGIIVCIECSGIHRDLGVHISRIQSLTLDNVGTAQLLLARHMTNQAFNEVMEATLHHNHKPTPTSTMEERYEFIRAKYVDKRYVMNTCADERDLLSDLEHAVNNRDLQQLVQVYAENVDLAAPLPTSDLGETALHLAILREMGNSLHIIDFLVQNMSTGGIDRTTIDGETALHLCARHDRAEAMKLLLRAGADPTHRNKQDKTPLDIAQEMGHHTCKELLSHALQRQKTLFDNVNIDWNLSHDEGSTDFSDDETIIEDRNGCLTPEKKSRSRPPSYVGGGGSGGGTGSGDSPVTLRSRSSTCDSLQSGSSPSSSTNRQQMPPPPPPQSRKPVVVPAPMAPDISVNIHGSLKKRVAPPPPPAGSTGGIPSSHYGTLPPSASLAASTHSRTTSEPILAGHSLHTLPHALNTLNNQHHKRSPSGDSTTGHGAFENSRKLLYELPSSSGTDKVNSSTLQRPRNPPPPAPSGISSSRLSNGRSSESLSSMCSDHSLGNPIPPPRKRRDRARLESYAEEPSSLLPNLNMPTSSTLSGLRRCRALYDCEADNEDELSFREGEVIIVTNEQTDDDNWMEGALERAPERRGMFPISFVHMLQD from the exons ATGCCATTATTACAGTGTACAAAGAAG ACGCTGGACTTCGACAGAGATGGTCTGACGAAGCTGAAGAAAGCGATCAAAGCTATCCACAACTCTGGAAATG CTCACGTCGATAACGAGGTGTATCTTGGAAGGGCACTGGAAAGGCTCGGGGATGCAGCCTTGAAAGAACAGGAACCGGATATCGGTGCTGCTTTCTTGAAGTTCGCCGTCGTCACGAAGGAATTGAGCGCTCTCATGAAAACTCTG ATGCAGAACATCAACAACATCGTGATGTTTCCCCTGGACTCGGTGCTGAAGGGTGATCTGCGAGGCGTGAAAGGCGACTTGAAAAGGCCGTTCGAAAAGGCGTGGAAAGATTACGAGGCTAAATACGCGAAAAtcgagaaggaaaagaagcaGCACGCGAAAGAGGCTGGCCTCATTCGAACGGAAGTGACGCCGGCCGAGATCGCCGACGAgatggagaaagagagaagattGTTTCAATTGCAAATGTGCGAG TATCTTATAAAAGTGAACGAGATcaaaacgaagaaaggaatTGAACTGCTTCAGCATCTAGTCGAATATTATCATGCACAAACCAA TTACTTTCAAGACGGCCTAAAAACCATCGAACACTTTGGCTCGTACGTGGCGGACCTGAGTGTGAAATTGCAAAAGATCAGGCAGACGCAAGACGAGGAGAGAAGGCGGCTAACAGAACTGAGGAATCTGCTTAGAAGCTCAGGTTGCGACAAAGAG TTGAACGTAAACGCGAATGCAGGATATTCGCTTCACCAGCTGCAAGGAGATAAGCAACACGGCGTTACCAGGTCCGGTCATCTTCTGAAGAAAAGCGAAGGAAAAATGAGGAGAGTTTGGCAAAAGAGACGTTGCGCGGTTCAAGCCGAAGGCTATCTAGATATCTGTCACGCGGACGAGAATAAACCACCAACGAGAGTGAATTTATTAACCTGTCAAATCAAGCTAGTACCGGATGACAAACGGGGTTTCGATCTCATTAGTT ACAATAGGACGTATCATTTTCAAGCGGAAGACGAAGCAGACCAGAGAGCGTGGATGTCGGTTTTGGTAAACTGCAAGGAACGTGCCCTGCTTCGAGCGTTCGACGCCAGTGGCAAAGCAGAGGCTGGCACAGGAAATCCAAGTTTAGTCGAACTTCAACAGGCTGTAATACGATGTGTTATGAGGTTACCTGGAAACGATCAATGTTGCGACTGTTCGTCGCAAAAtg ATGCTACATGGCTCTCTACGAATTTTGGCATAATCGTATGCATAGAGTGTAGTGGAATTCACCGGGACTTAGGAGTGCACATATCCAGAATACAGTCCTTAACGTTAGACAATGTTGGCACTGCTCAGTTACTTCTTGCACGGCACATGACCAATCAGGCGTTTAACGAAGTGATGGAAGCTACATTGCATCATAATCACAAGCCAACGCCAACTTCAACGAT GGAGGaaagatatgaatttataaGAGCCAAGTACGTGGATAAGAGATACGTGATGAACACTTGCGCTGATGAACGAGATCTCCTTTCTGATTTGGAACACGCCGTTAATAATCGCGATCTGCAACAGCTTGTACAAGTCTATGCTGAAAATGTGGACTTAGCAGCACCCTTGCCTACCTCG GATCTGGGCGAGACGGCTTTACATTTAGCGATTCTACGCGAAATGGGAAACAGTTTGCACATTATAGATTTCCTAGTGCAGAATATGTCGACGGGTGGTATAGATAGGACTACGATCGACGGAGAAACAGCGTTACATCTTTGTGCACGACACGACAGAGCAGAGGCAATGAAGCTGTTACTACGGGCAGGCGCTGATCCAACACACCGAAATAAACAGGATAAAACTCCGCTTGATATTGCTCAGGAAATGGGACACCACACGTGTAAAGAACTG TTGAGTCATGCTCTACAAAGACAGAAAACATTGTTTGATAATGTTAACATCGATTGGAATCTTTCACACGACGAAGGATCTACTGATTTTTCTGACGATGAAACGATAATAGAAGACAGG AATGGTTGTTTAACACCTGAAAAGAAGTCTCGCAGTAGGCCGCCTTCTTATGTAGGCGGTGGTGGTAGTGGTGGTGGTACCGGATCGGGAGATTCACCAGTGACTTTACGTAGTCGAAGTAGCACTTGCGACAGCCTGCAAAGCGGTTCTTCCCCAAGTTCCTCCACAAACAGACAACAAATGcctccaccaccaccacctcaGTCGAGGAAACCCGTTGTTG TACCTGCTCCCATGGCTCCAGATATTTCGGTCAATATTCATGGATCACTGAAGAAGCGTGTAGCGCCGCCACCACCACCGGCCGGAAGTACAGGTGGTATACCTTCCTCTCATTACGGTACACTACCTCCGTCCGCGTCTTTAGCAGCGTCAACGCATAGCCGTACAACGAGCGAACCGATCTTAGCTGGGCATTCTTTACATACTCTACCACATGCGTTAAATACATTAAACAATCAGCATCATAAAAGATCGCCCAGTGGAGATTCTACAACGGGACACGGTGCGTTTGAAAATTCACGCAAACTCCTCTACGAACTGCCGTCTAGTTCGG GTACGGACAAAGTAAACAGTTCGACGCTTCAGAGGCCGAGGAATCCTCCACCTCCAGCCCCATCCGGTATCAGTTCGTCGAGATTAAGCAATGGACGTAGCAGCGAATCGTTAAGCTCTATGTGTTCGGATCATAGTTTGGGTAATCCCATTCCGCCTCCACGCAAG CGAAGGGACCGGGCCAGGCTAGAGAGCTACGCTGAGGAGCCTTCATCTTTGCTCCCAAATCTGAATATG CCAACTTCGTCGACCCTAAGCGGTCTGCGACGCTGTCGAGCCTTGTACGACTGCGAAGCGGACAACGAGGACGAATTGTCGTTCCGTGAAGGCGAGGTGATCATCGTGACGAACGAGCAAACTGACGACGACAACTGGATGGAAGGTGCCCTCGAAAGAGCGCCTGAAAGGAGGGGAATGTTCCCGATCAGTTTCGTGCACATGCTGCAAGATTAA
- the Asap gene encoding arfGAP domain of ASAP isoform X5, translated as MPGLIAVSEFVEETREDYNSPTTSTFVSRMPQCRQTITSLEETLDFDRDGLTKLKKAIKAIHNSGNAHVDNEVYLGRALERLGDAALKEQEPDIGAAFLKFAVVTKELSALMKTLMQNINNIVMFPLDSVLKGDLRGVKGDLKRPFEKAWKDYEAKYAKIEKEKKQHAKEAGLIRTEVTPAEIADEMEKERRLFQLQMCEYLIKVNEIKTKKGIELLQHLVEYYHAQTNYFQDGLKTIEHFGSYVADLSVKLQKIRQTQDEERRRLTELRNLLRSSGCDKELNVNANAGYSLHQLQGDKQHGVTRSGHLLKKSEGKMRRVWQKRRCAVQAEGYLDICHADENKPPTRVNLLTCQIKLVPDDKRGFDLISYNRTYHFQAEDEADQRAWMSVLVNCKERALLRAFDASGKAEAGTGNPSLVELQQAVIRCVMRLPGNDQCCDCSSQNDATWLSTNFGIIVCIECSGIHRDLGVHISRIQSLTLDNVGTAQLLLARHMTNQAFNEVMEATLHHNHKPTPTSTMEERYEFIRAKYVDKRYVMNTCADERDLLSDLEHAVNNRDLQQLVQVYAENVDLAAPLPTSDLGETALHLAILREMGNSLHIIDFLVQNMSTGGIDRTTIDGETALHLCARHDRAEAMKLLLRAGADPTHRNKQDKTPLDIAQEMGHHTCKELLSHALQRQKTLFDNVNIDWNLSHDEGSTDFSDDETIIEDRNGCLTPEKKSRSRPPSYVGGGGSGGGTGSGDSPVTLRSRSSTCDSLQSGSSPSSSTNRQQMPPPPPPQSRKPVVVPAPMAPDISVNIHGSLKKRVAPPPPPAGSTGGIPSSHYGTLPPSASLAASTHSRTTSEPILAGHSLHTLPHALNTLNNQHHKRSPSGDSTTGHGTDKVNSSTLQRPRNPPPPAPSGISSSRLSNGRSSESLSSMCSDHSLGNPIPPPRKRRDRARLESYAEEPSSLLPNLNMPTSSTLSGLRRCRALYDCEADNEDELSFREGEVIIVTNEQTDDDNWMEGALERAPERRGMFPISFVHMLQD; from the exons ACGCTGGACTTCGACAGAGATGGTCTGACGAAGCTGAAGAAAGCGATCAAAGCTATCCACAACTCTGGAAATG CTCACGTCGATAACGAGGTGTATCTTGGAAGGGCACTGGAAAGGCTCGGGGATGCAGCCTTGAAAGAACAGGAACCGGATATCGGTGCTGCTTTCTTGAAGTTCGCCGTCGTCACGAAGGAATTGAGCGCTCTCATGAAAACTCTG ATGCAGAACATCAACAACATCGTGATGTTTCCCCTGGACTCGGTGCTGAAGGGTGATCTGCGAGGCGTGAAAGGCGACTTGAAAAGGCCGTTCGAAAAGGCGTGGAAAGATTACGAGGCTAAATACGCGAAAAtcgagaaggaaaagaagcaGCACGCGAAAGAGGCTGGCCTCATTCGAACGGAAGTGACGCCGGCCGAGATCGCCGACGAgatggagaaagagagaagattGTTTCAATTGCAAATGTGCGAG TATCTTATAAAAGTGAACGAGATcaaaacgaagaaaggaatTGAACTGCTTCAGCATCTAGTCGAATATTATCATGCACAAACCAA TTACTTTCAAGACGGCCTAAAAACCATCGAACACTTTGGCTCGTACGTGGCGGACCTGAGTGTGAAATTGCAAAAGATCAGGCAGACGCAAGACGAGGAGAGAAGGCGGCTAACAGAACTGAGGAATCTGCTTAGAAGCTCAGGTTGCGACAAAGAG TTGAACGTAAACGCGAATGCAGGATATTCGCTTCACCAGCTGCAAGGAGATAAGCAACACGGCGTTACCAGGTCCGGTCATCTTCTGAAGAAAAGCGAAGGAAAAATGAGGAGAGTTTGGCAAAAGAGACGTTGCGCGGTTCAAGCCGAAGGCTATCTAGATATCTGTCACGCGGACGAGAATAAACCACCAACGAGAGTGAATTTATTAACCTGTCAAATCAAGCTAGTACCGGATGACAAACGGGGTTTCGATCTCATTAGTT ACAATAGGACGTATCATTTTCAAGCGGAAGACGAAGCAGACCAGAGAGCGTGGATGTCGGTTTTGGTAAACTGCAAGGAACGTGCCCTGCTTCGAGCGTTCGACGCCAGTGGCAAAGCAGAGGCTGGCACAGGAAATCCAAGTTTAGTCGAACTTCAACAGGCTGTAATACGATGTGTTATGAGGTTACCTGGAAACGATCAATGTTGCGACTGTTCGTCGCAAAAtg ATGCTACATGGCTCTCTACGAATTTTGGCATAATCGTATGCATAGAGTGTAGTGGAATTCACCGGGACTTAGGAGTGCACATATCCAGAATACAGTCCTTAACGTTAGACAATGTTGGCACTGCTCAGTTACTTCTTGCACGGCACATGACCAATCAGGCGTTTAACGAAGTGATGGAAGCTACATTGCATCATAATCACAAGCCAACGCCAACTTCAACGAT GGAGGaaagatatgaatttataaGAGCCAAGTACGTGGATAAGAGATACGTGATGAACACTTGCGCTGATGAACGAGATCTCCTTTCTGATTTGGAACACGCCGTTAATAATCGCGATCTGCAACAGCTTGTACAAGTCTATGCTGAAAATGTGGACTTAGCAGCACCCTTGCCTACCTCG GATCTGGGCGAGACGGCTTTACATTTAGCGATTCTACGCGAAATGGGAAACAGTTTGCACATTATAGATTTCCTAGTGCAGAATATGTCGACGGGTGGTATAGATAGGACTACGATCGACGGAGAAACAGCGTTACATCTTTGTGCACGACACGACAGAGCAGAGGCAATGAAGCTGTTACTACGGGCAGGCGCTGATCCAACACACCGAAATAAACAGGATAAAACTCCGCTTGATATTGCTCAGGAAATGGGACACCACACGTGTAAAGAACTG TTGAGTCATGCTCTACAAAGACAGAAAACATTGTTTGATAATGTTAACATCGATTGGAATCTTTCACACGACGAAGGATCTACTGATTTTTCTGACGATGAAACGATAATAGAAGACAGG AATGGTTGTTTAACACCTGAAAAGAAGTCTCGCAGTAGGCCGCCTTCTTATGTAGGCGGTGGTGGTAGTGGTGGTGGTACCGGATCGGGAGATTCACCAGTGACTTTACGTAGTCGAAGTAGCACTTGCGACAGCCTGCAAAGCGGTTCTTCCCCAAGTTCCTCCACAAACAGACAACAAATGcctccaccaccaccacctcaGTCGAGGAAACCCGTTGTTG TACCTGCTCCCATGGCTCCAGATATTTCGGTCAATATTCATGGATCACTGAAGAAGCGTGTAGCGCCGCCACCACCACCGGCCGGAAGTACAGGTGGTATACCTTCCTCTCATTACGGTACACTACCTCCGTCCGCGTCTTTAGCAGCGTCAACGCATAGCCGTACAACGAGCGAACCGATCTTAGCTGGGCATTCTTTACATACTCTACCACATGCGTTAAATACATTAAACAATCAGCATCATAAAAGATCGCCCAGTGGAGATTCTACAACGGGACACG GTACGGACAAAGTAAACAGTTCGACGCTTCAGAGGCCGAGGAATCCTCCACCTCCAGCCCCATCCGGTATCAGTTCGTCGAGATTAAGCAATGGACGTAGCAGCGAATCGTTAAGCTCTATGTGTTCGGATCATAGTTTGGGTAATCCCATTCCGCCTCCACGCAAG CGAAGGGACCGGGCCAGGCTAGAGAGCTACGCTGAGGAGCCTTCATCTTTGCTCCCAAATCTGAATATG CCAACTTCGTCGACCCTAAGCGGTCTGCGACGCTGTCGAGCCTTGTACGACTGCGAAGCGGACAACGAGGACGAATTGTCGTTCCGTGAAGGCGAGGTGATCATCGTGACGAACGAGCAAACTGACGACGACAACTGGATGGAAGGTGCCCTCGAAAGAGCGCCTGAAAGGAGGGGAATGTTCCCGATCAGTTTCGTGCACATGCTGCAAGATTAA
- the Asap gene encoding arfGAP domain of ASAP isoform X2, producing the protein MPGLIAVSEFVEETREDYNSPTTSTFVSRMPQCRQTITSLEETLDFDRDGLTKLKKAIKAIHNSGNAHVDNEVYLGRALERLGDAALKEQEPDIGAAFLKFAVVTKELSALMKTLMQNINNIVMFPLDSVLKGDLRGVKGDLKRPFEKAWKDYEAKYAKIEKEKKQHAKEAGLIRTEVTPAEIADEMEKERRLFQLQMCEYLIKVNEIKTKKGIELLQHLVEYYHAQTNYFQDGLKTIEHFGSYVADLSVKLQKIRQTQDEERRRLTELRNLLRSSGCDKELNVNANAGYSLHQLQGDKQHGVTRSGHLLKKSEGKMRRVWQKRRCAVQAEGYLDICHADENKPPTRVNLLTCQIKLVPDDKRGFDLISYNRTYHFQAEDEADQRAWMSVLVNCKERALLRAFDASGKAEAGTGNPSLVELQQAVIRCVMRLPGNDQCCDCSSQNDATWLSTNFGIIVCIECSGIHRDLGVHISRIQSLTLDNVGTAQLLLARHMTNQAFNEVMEATLHHNHKPTPTSTMEERYEFIRAKYVDKRYVMNTCADERDLLSDLEHAVNNRDLQQLVQVYAENVDLAAPLPTSDLGETALHLAILREMGNSLHIIDFLVQNMSTGGIDRTTIDGETALHLCARHDRAEAMKLLLRAGADPTHRNKQDKTPLDIAQEMGHHTCKELLSHALQRQKTLFDNVNIDWNLSHDEGSTDFSDDETIIEDRNGCLTPEKKSRSRPPSYVGGGGSGGGTGSGDSPVTLRSRSSTCDSLQSGSSPSSSTNRQQMPPPPPPQSRKPVVVPAPMAPDISVNIHGSLKKRVAPPPPPAGSTGGIPSSHYGTLPPSASLAASTHSRTTSEPILAGHSLHTLPHALNTLNNQHHKRSPSGDSTTGHGAFENSRKLLYELPSSSGTDKVNSSTLQRPRNPPPPAPSGISSSRLSNGRSSESLSSMCSDHSLGNPIPPPRKRRDRARLESYAEEPSSLLPNLNMPTSSTLSGLRRCRALYDCEADNEDELSFREGEVIIVTNEQTDDDNWMEGALERAPERRGMFPISFVHMLQD; encoded by the exons ACGCTGGACTTCGACAGAGATGGTCTGACGAAGCTGAAGAAAGCGATCAAAGCTATCCACAACTCTGGAAATG CTCACGTCGATAACGAGGTGTATCTTGGAAGGGCACTGGAAAGGCTCGGGGATGCAGCCTTGAAAGAACAGGAACCGGATATCGGTGCTGCTTTCTTGAAGTTCGCCGTCGTCACGAAGGAATTGAGCGCTCTCATGAAAACTCTG ATGCAGAACATCAACAACATCGTGATGTTTCCCCTGGACTCGGTGCTGAAGGGTGATCTGCGAGGCGTGAAAGGCGACTTGAAAAGGCCGTTCGAAAAGGCGTGGAAAGATTACGAGGCTAAATACGCGAAAAtcgagaaggaaaagaagcaGCACGCGAAAGAGGCTGGCCTCATTCGAACGGAAGTGACGCCGGCCGAGATCGCCGACGAgatggagaaagagagaagattGTTTCAATTGCAAATGTGCGAG TATCTTATAAAAGTGAACGAGATcaaaacgaagaaaggaatTGAACTGCTTCAGCATCTAGTCGAATATTATCATGCACAAACCAA TTACTTTCAAGACGGCCTAAAAACCATCGAACACTTTGGCTCGTACGTGGCGGACCTGAGTGTGAAATTGCAAAAGATCAGGCAGACGCAAGACGAGGAGAGAAGGCGGCTAACAGAACTGAGGAATCTGCTTAGAAGCTCAGGTTGCGACAAAGAG TTGAACGTAAACGCGAATGCAGGATATTCGCTTCACCAGCTGCAAGGAGATAAGCAACACGGCGTTACCAGGTCCGGTCATCTTCTGAAGAAAAGCGAAGGAAAAATGAGGAGAGTTTGGCAAAAGAGACGTTGCGCGGTTCAAGCCGAAGGCTATCTAGATATCTGTCACGCGGACGAGAATAAACCACCAACGAGAGTGAATTTATTAACCTGTCAAATCAAGCTAGTACCGGATGACAAACGGGGTTTCGATCTCATTAGTT ACAATAGGACGTATCATTTTCAAGCGGAAGACGAAGCAGACCAGAGAGCGTGGATGTCGGTTTTGGTAAACTGCAAGGAACGTGCCCTGCTTCGAGCGTTCGACGCCAGTGGCAAAGCAGAGGCTGGCACAGGAAATCCAAGTTTAGTCGAACTTCAACAGGCTGTAATACGATGTGTTATGAGGTTACCTGGAAACGATCAATGTTGCGACTGTTCGTCGCAAAAtg ATGCTACATGGCTCTCTACGAATTTTGGCATAATCGTATGCATAGAGTGTAGTGGAATTCACCGGGACTTAGGAGTGCACATATCCAGAATACAGTCCTTAACGTTAGACAATGTTGGCACTGCTCAGTTACTTCTTGCACGGCACATGACCAATCAGGCGTTTAACGAAGTGATGGAAGCTACATTGCATCATAATCACAAGCCAACGCCAACTTCAACGAT GGAGGaaagatatgaatttataaGAGCCAAGTACGTGGATAAGAGATACGTGATGAACACTTGCGCTGATGAACGAGATCTCCTTTCTGATTTGGAACACGCCGTTAATAATCGCGATCTGCAACAGCTTGTACAAGTCTATGCTGAAAATGTGGACTTAGCAGCACCCTTGCCTACCTCG GATCTGGGCGAGACGGCTTTACATTTAGCGATTCTACGCGAAATGGGAAACAGTTTGCACATTATAGATTTCCTAGTGCAGAATATGTCGACGGGTGGTATAGATAGGACTACGATCGACGGAGAAACAGCGTTACATCTTTGTGCACGACACGACAGAGCAGAGGCAATGAAGCTGTTACTACGGGCAGGCGCTGATCCAACACACCGAAATAAACAGGATAAAACTCCGCTTGATATTGCTCAGGAAATGGGACACCACACGTGTAAAGAACTG TTGAGTCATGCTCTACAAAGACAGAAAACATTGTTTGATAATGTTAACATCGATTGGAATCTTTCACACGACGAAGGATCTACTGATTTTTCTGACGATGAAACGATAATAGAAGACAGG AATGGTTGTTTAACACCTGAAAAGAAGTCTCGCAGTAGGCCGCCTTCTTATGTAGGCGGTGGTGGTAGTGGTGGTGGTACCGGATCGGGAGATTCACCAGTGACTTTACGTAGTCGAAGTAGCACTTGCGACAGCCTGCAAAGCGGTTCTTCCCCAAGTTCCTCCACAAACAGACAACAAATGcctccaccaccaccacctcaGTCGAGGAAACCCGTTGTTG TACCTGCTCCCATGGCTCCAGATATTTCGGTCAATATTCATGGATCACTGAAGAAGCGTGTAGCGCCGCCACCACCACCGGCCGGAAGTACAGGTGGTATACCTTCCTCTCATTACGGTACACTACCTCCGTCCGCGTCTTTAGCAGCGTCAACGCATAGCCGTACAACGAGCGAACCGATCTTAGCTGGGCATTCTTTACATACTCTACCACATGCGTTAAATACATTAAACAATCAGCATCATAAAAGATCGCCCAGTGGAGATTCTACAACGGGACACGGTGCGTTTGAAAATTCACGCAAACTCCTCTACGAACTGCCGTCTAGTTCGG GTACGGACAAAGTAAACAGTTCGACGCTTCAGAGGCCGAGGAATCCTCCACCTCCAGCCCCATCCGGTATCAGTTCGTCGAGATTAAGCAATGGACGTAGCAGCGAATCGTTAAGCTCTATGTGTTCGGATCATAGTTTGGGTAATCCCATTCCGCCTCCACGCAAG CGAAGGGACCGGGCCAGGCTAGAGAGCTACGCTGAGGAGCCTTCATCTTTGCTCCCAAATCTGAATATG CCAACTTCGTCGACCCTAAGCGGTCTGCGACGCTGTCGAGCCTTGTACGACTGCGAAGCGGACAACGAGGACGAATTGTCGTTCCGTGAAGGCGAGGTGATCATCGTGACGAACGAGCAAACTGACGACGACAACTGGATGGAAGGTGCCCTCGAAAGAGCGCCTGAAAGGAGGGGAATGTTCCCGATCAGTTTCGTGCACATGCTGCAAGATTAA